The genomic stretch TTTTACGCGCCACGCTGCCTACTACAACTCGACCGGAGTGCGTTGCGGCAGCAAAGTCAGGCGTCACTGGATTATCTCAGGATTGATCCGCTTTAACGGCGTCGGCGACTTCAATCCGAACCTGCCAGATCGCGCCGTCGGACGTACTTTTGTCTGCTCTGATCTTACCCAGGCGTTTGGTGGTAACCGCCTCCTTTTTCAAAGCAGGGCGCCAAAATCTGCCGCTCCCGATTGTTATCTGGTTGTCATTTCCAGTGATGTACATGGGCAGGTCGACTTCACTTCCGGTGTCTGGAAATCGGTCTTCAGCCAGGTCATCGCAGCGAGCCACTTGCGCGATAAACAAGAGGCCATGTTGCTGATGAAACCCGGCGACTGGCTACAGACCAACACCGGCTTTTGGCAGTTAAGCGCCGACAGAGGTTCTGGTGAACGAGCGATGTTGGCGCAGCTTGGAGGAAAGATTTCAAGCTAATGCGGTACCCCAAAGGCAGCGTCGTTGTTACTCGCGCGGGAGACATTCCCCTGCTCAAATTGGTGCGGAATTGTCGCTTCATCGGCCACCAGCAGTTGTTCGAGCTGTTACAGCACGACGCAGTCGAATCATCGCGTGGTAGTTTCAATTGGCGCGTGCGGCGCCTGCTTAAGGCCGGCCGAATTGAGCGCGTGAAAGATGTGCTCTGTGACGGGTATTCCGTTTATACGATTAATCAAAATGGGCTCATCGAACTCGAAAGCCAACACGAATTTGCGATAGCACTACATTCGGGAACGCGCCAGATGCCGGATCGGGCACAGGTATTTCACGCTCTGGAGCTGAACGCAATTCGGTTATCACTCGTGCGCAGCGCGTTGCTGGTTAGCTGGCAATCTGAAATCGAAATCAGCTCATGGAATATGGTTTCGCCGGCTCCCTATCAGAAGGATTACGACGCTATTGTGAAAGTCTGGTTGGGCGATGAGGTGCGCGAATTCGCCCTGGAATACGAGCATTCCCTGAAGAACACGAAACAGTATGAAAGAGTTCGAGCGGCTCTGGAAGCTGAACGCAAGGTGGGTTCCGTTTTGTACCTGACGGTGGATCCAGACCTCTTGATGGCACTCTTGTATCATCTGACTCCAGTCTCCACGCGTCTGGGTTTCCTGACCTCAAGATCGTTCCGCCAGCAGCTGTTGCAAGCGTTGGTCACAACAGACAACAATCGAGCTATGGTCACGCTTGAAGAATTTCTGCATTACTCGCATCCTTTATATACAGGTGCTTCGATGAACGTGTGAGCTTTGCCCACTGATGCCTTAGTTTTCACCTGCATATGAGCTGTTCTTGCCCTCGCTTTGCCCTCTCGGTACGCCTCGAACCCTCTCTGGGTCAGCAGGTTGCAGCTGACTATCCCCTGAAATATGTTCTTTTGAGCGTGAAAACGGCATTCTCAACCGTTGGGTGACTTGCGTCGTTGCCAGAATCCCCGACGCTTACGTGCGAGTCTGTTCCCCTGTTTTCTTGATGCCCATCTCCGCAATGCGCTCCGCCAACTGCTGCGGCACATCTGCAGGGACTTCCAACCATGAATCTGCATCTGCAAGTGTTCTTCCATGATGCGCTTGGTGCAGCTCGAGAATCTTGGCGGAAGGACAGTTCCTTCGAACAGTGGACGCAATCACCTTCTTGCTCTCTGGTGAAACGGACTGACCTATGACTGCAACATCGAACACATGTTGTTTGCACGCAAGAATCACCTGCTCAATGTTTAAGGCAGAAACCACAGTGTGACCAGCTTGCTGGAGAATCAGCCGGCGAGTTTCGAGCAATACGGGATCTGGACCAGTGCAAAGAACCAGGGCCATAGCCTTGTTCCTGTGGTTGTACGGTCAAAAGAAAACAACAATTGTACAGGCGTGAACAGGCCAGCTAAAGCGCTATTTTGCGCCAGCGGCTCTTCCGGAACATGCTTGATTGCGAGCCCGTGGCGCTTATCCGACCCAAACGTCAATTTCTCGATGAACTTAGCAAGAAAGGAGACCGATGTCGTTTAGCAGAGGAACCATAACCCCCCACCGTCTATTCAGCGTGAAAGACATGGCAGTAGGCAATCCTGAGCCTCATGTCGAACGCGTAATCAACGAATTTCTCCACATTGGTGATGCAGTAGCTGCCCGTTGGATCCAGATGCCAAAGGCAATCCTGTTGCTGCAAATGGCCCCCGAGAACCCGGCTTCCGGGGCAATTTACGTCTATGACCGCCTGCGCCAGGAGTTCTTCTTGCTCTCGTTCGAAGGCGCAGAAGATGACCTTACGGTGGACGAGTTCTCCGAACTTCTGCCCGAATACAACCTGCTTCGATACGCCGAGCAACCGGCACTATTGCAAGTCCCATTCCAAACTGCCGGAAACGCCTAGTCACACCCGTCAAGGCAAATCAGAGGAAATTTGACCGAGTCTCGGAACCGGGGTACCAACATCCTGGAAGGTGAACTATGCAATCCCGACTCTTGGCTTCCGATGAGACCGTAGCTCGATATTTTGAGCTGTTCGTTAACCGCGGAGCCTACACAGTCCAGTCTTCCACTCCGGATTCCGGGACTCGCCGCTGTCACTATTACCGGCCGAAAGGCCGGCTTTCTTTGTCCCGAGATACCGTCCGGCGACATCTCGAAGGACAAGTCACCATTGGCCTTTATGCCATCAACCCTGCCACTCAGCGTTGCAAGTGGGTCGCGATCGATGCCGATTATCCAGACGCTTTGGAAGACCTGCTGAAGTTGCAATGGGAGCTACGGCAGGATGGAGTTGAAGCAGCTTTGGAGAAGTCTCGCCGCGGCGGACATCTCTGGGTCTTTGCAGCCCAGCCGCTGCTCGCCCGTGATTGCAGGTTATATATTCACAGCCTGGCGCGACGCCTGAAAGTGCCGGTCAAAGGCGCCCGCCGAGACCAGACTTCTGCAGATGCATGCGGCCCCTTGGCTGACGGAATCGAGGTTTTCCCCAAACAAGATGAAGTGCATGCCGATGAATTCGGCAACGCGATTCGTGGGCCTCTCGGGATTCACCGGGGCGTAGGCAAGCGGTTCTGGTTTTACGGCGCCGATTACACGCTGAGCGCGCAGATGTCTTATCTCACTCGTGTAACGCGCATCACCGAGGACGAGATGCGCCAGTTCGTGGCCGGCATTGAAATACCGCCCGAGCCTGAACCGGCGCGCAAGCAATTCGCGCGGCCACAGACGTTGACCGGGAACAATCGAAAAGAGTTTTTGATCCTGGAACATATAACCGGAAGAAAGCGCAGGATTGGTAGGAATTACTTCACGCGCTGTCCATCCTGTGCCCGACAGGGACGAGATAGGACGGGCGATAACCTGGCCATCTGTATCGCCGACCCGCGAAAGTACAAATGTTGGGCAGGCTGTGGCAAAGCGGAGATTCGTGCAGCACTTGGCTCGCCAATTCGGTATGGCACCGGGGCAAGCCGATGAAGGGGCTGAGCAAAGTTGAGGTGCTTGCTCTTCGCGGCTTGCGGCTGCCCCCGATAGCCCTCAAAGGACTGCGACGGGCTGGAATTTGCTGTGAGCCTTCGATCTCAATTGAGTTCCAGCAGCAGGCACGATGCTATGTTATCCGAGGCATTGAATCTGGTGGCGCTGTTCCACAATTGGGCATGTACTGTGCCTTCGCAGATGTTCGCGGCGGTCCGCTGACTACGGTTCAATCAGTCGCCACAGTGGGGGTCAATGGCTTTCATGCAGCCATCCTCTCCGCGGAATTCGTCAGGATCCAGATCTTCCGTTCCGACCACCACTGCGAACTGCTGTTGACTCAGCACACCTTGGTTTCAAAGGAAGGCAAAGTTCGGCCGGCGCTCTCGAATTCAGTGATGTTCCACAGCGCACATGGCCGGCTCGAATGGGAGTTATGGGGCAAAGACAGTCGCCTGCAGAACATGGTTGCTCCCACCTTTTACAGCAAAAGTGGTGAGCAGGTGCTACCGCCTGACTGCCTCCATGATGCAGTTCTGCGCGTCACTGCTGGCGCCTGTTGTGTCGGGTGTCGTCACGCCCACGTTGCTAGTTCAACCAGACAAGTCGACGGAGAGCAACCGCTATGACAGGCGAGCAGCAAGAACATGAACTGCCAACAATTGAAGAGGTTCTGCGCGATCCGTCGGCGTCATTCTGGTTGAAAGCGGCGCTCCGCTCTGCATTGGGCCGCGATCCTGTTGATGCCGCCAATGATGCAGAAGTATTGGCGCGCTTGCTCGATCAAAGATGCCGGTCGATGCTTCGTGAAACGTGAAGACCTGTTCGAAGTTTTGGGTGGGCACGGCGTGTGCTCGCGGGAACTTCGCAAATTTCTGCATAATTCTGCCCCGTACGGGGTATAATTAATCTTATGGAAACCCGAGAATACACCCCGGCGCAAGCTTCGGTACTGGCAAATCTCCCCCTTCCAGCGGTCCACAAAGTCATAGAGCGCCGCCTCATTAGGCCGCGACGCCTTCGCACAGGGCGTTCTGTTCAAAGAATGCTTAACTGGCAGCAAGTGCTCTATTTGCGTCTCGAGGCTGAGGGTGTGCGCCTCCTACCGGTATCCGCGCGCAGAGCTATCGCAAAGCAAATCGAGGCTTTTCCTGGAAAAGACATTGTGGTTCCCGGCGGCGGATCCGCTCTTGTAATTCAAGTGAAATCAGTGCGACAAGAGCTCGATGCAGACCTGAAAAGACTTGAACGGGCGGCGGAGATGGCGGTTTCCGACCCCGAGGTCATGCATGGAACTCCCGTCTATCGGGGAACCCGTATCCCTATCGAACTCATTGCTAATATGGTCCGACAGGGCGCCAAAATTGACGAAATTCTGGAAGGTTATCCAGCGTTAGACCTAGAGAAGGTCGAACTCGCCCCTCTCTACGTGCAAGCCTTCCCGCGCCGCGGCCGTCCAGCTAGTCGCCCCTGGGCCAAGAGAAGACCCGTACGTGTGACGCGTGAGATCCGCAACCTTGTCGTTCGACAATGAAGCTCCTCTTCGATGAATGCCTGCACACGTCCTTGGTTGAACTGGCGCACGCAGCAGGGCACGCGGCGGATCATGTCAATTATCTGGCGCTGGGTGGGTACAAAGACTGGCAGCTCATGGCCATCATCCGTGAACGGGAATACACGTTTGTGACCAACAATCGCGTGGATTTTCTACGACTTCATGCCAACGAGCCACTTCATGCTGGAGTGATCGTTATTGTCCCGAATGTGCCACCGGCTGACCAGAGAGCGCTGTTTAGTGCGGCGCTCAAGCATATCGCTGCCCGAGACCTCACCAACACTATCGTTGAGGTTCGATATGCAGGCAACCAGATTACCTGTTCTCAGTACCTTCTACCGGAAAGAAGCGAGTAAGCCAGGAACTCTGAACCCACTAAATTCTTCTTTGGAGATGCCCTATGAGTCCACCAAATGGACACGCAAACGGCTCGCCTGGGAGCCAGGACCAGCATTCCATAGCGCCAGTTCTGTCGCCCGCTTGGAATACTGCGACTCATTACACAGCAGAGCAGATCAAAGAATTCGTCGCTCTCCTGGAAGTGCCTTTCGATCCAAGGGTTATTGAATGGAGGGTCACCAACACCACCAAAGGGAACAGGCAGTCACGAGGGCAGGTCATTCCTTACGCTGATCAAAGGGCTTACACAGACCGTCTCAACGCCCTCTTCAGTCCCGCAGGCTGGACGCGCAAGTACTCAGTCCACACCAGCGCAAACTTCCAACGGGCCAAGGACCAAAAGACTACTGCCAAGGTGTTTGTCACCTGCGATCTGACCATCTTTGGTATTGGCTCCCATTCGGCCACGGGCGAAGAATGGGCCGATGATGAAAATGCTGGGACCGCAGCGGAAGCCCAGGCCTTCAAGCGAAGCTGCGCCTGTTTTGGTCTTGGCCGGTACCTCTACCATTTCACCGGGACTTGGGTTGATCTAGATGACCGCAAACGGCCGAAAACGATTCCGAAATTGGCCGGCTGGGCCACTCCTGAAGGCTGGCGGCAGGGCTTGCGACCCGGTCAAACACCAAATCCACAGCACTCGATGGCACAAAAGGGCAACCAGACCCACCGAAACGGCCCCACCCAGGGCGAACAGCGTGAACTCGTTCAACGGATCGAGGGAATGGCGGACGTGCTAGGTAAGGGACTTTATCGGGGCCTGCTGAAGACGATAGCGACGGCGTGGAAACCCAGCGATGTCACGGATAATGTCGTACTCGAAAAGGTACTGACCCACATGCAGGCAGCGCAGCGGGGACTGAAGAGACTCGAAGCCGCTTTGGACAGAACAGGCCCTGAGCCTTTGGCTACCATTCTGCGGTCGTTCAATCTGAACTCCCTTGACAGAGTTGAGAGCCTGGACACCCTACACAAGATCGTGCTGGCGCTCGAATCGAGAGCCGTCTCGCCTACCCAGTAGCAACCTTCCTCAACTCTCCCGTCTCAACTGTCTGTCTTCCCTGACCGCATAGCCCATCGCGCATTTGCCGCTTTGCGGTCGTTTTCCAACAAACAACCTGCATTCTCTCTCCACCGGTCTTTTTGGTTCACAGGACGGGAGGGGAGACGTTTGCCCGAAAGACGAAATGAAAAGAAGGAAAGACCCTCCTGGTTACCCTGGTGATGAAGCCGTCCTGAAAGCCTTGGGAGACGCCTTGCGCGACATTCGCATTGAGAAGGGCATGTCTCTTGAACAGGCTGATGCAGCTTTTAAAGAAACCTTGAAACAAGATTTATACCCGCGGCTGCCGCGAGCGTTGGGAATCGTCGTGCGGCGGCTGCGCGAAAAACAGAACATGTCACGGGCGCAATTGAGCGGCGCGTCTGGCTTGTCTGCACGCTTCCTCAGCAGCCTTGAACGTGGCAAGGCCAGCAATGCAACAGTCACACAAATCGTGCGGCTCTCCTTCGGATTGAACTGTCCGGTTACGGATTTGGTCAATGAAGTCGTGGCGATGGAGGAGCAATTGAGGTCAGAGTAGCTGGCAAACAGGAGCCGTGAAGATTCTCTAATCGGCCCGATGCGATGCCGCCACCTGCACCTCTCAAATGATCTCCCACACGGTCAAGGACCCGAAACTGACATGAATGAAAATGACCAGATTATTTCCCGCTACACGCGCGCTCAGGCCATTGAGGACGGTGTCCTGGTCGATGTAACTGAACAGGCCAAAGAGACCGGGTTACTCTTACCCACCGTCATTACCGATCACGTGCACCACGTACTGGAAGACATTCCAAAAGAGAGCTTAGGCCAGGATTATCGTGGCCGGCTTCACGATGTTCTCTGGATGGCGTATCTCAAGCTGCGGGGCCTCAAGAGCAAAGGAATCAAAGAGAACGATTTTCCTGCCGAATTCCAGGTCATCATCAACGCCCAGACGCATTCGCTGTGGATTGACGCAGACGGTGACGGTTTCACCATCATGTACCCAGAGGACTACTGACGCGCACCATGATGCGCTCATTAAGTGCACCTTACGGTGCCACCATCAGCCTTGATTTTCGGAAGCAATTCGGTGATCGCGTCGAATTGGATTGTTTCCAGTTCGTAATCCCTCCGGTTGAGTTTCGTTTGGTTAGGAACACCAGGCCACTCCAGGAATGGCAAGCGGCCAACACCGACATGTACGACCTGCAGCACGGGCCAGGAGTGCGGCGATGGGCACGTGACGATCACTGGTTCATCAACGACCTCGTGCATCGGCACGACGTCATGACCTGCGGGTTGTTATCCAAGAACGTGATGATGGAGACACGGGGCCTTGGATTTGACTTTCGTCTGCTGATTTGGCTCCGCGAGGGTACGTGGCGTGTCCAACAGAAGGAGCCGGCTGAATATCGCGTACAAATTGTGCGCGTGCCGTGAAGTCTCCAGCGTTCTTTGCATCGTCAAATCCTGAATTCCAAGGAACACCGAATGTCCTTAAGCATTTCCCCCAACCTGGCGAATCTCTCCGAGTGTGATGTTCGGCTAGTGGTAGAAGCTCAGTGCAGTTGCTGCGGCCCAATTCACGGGGATACGACACCGGGCCTGGAAAGTGTACAGGCCGCGGCGAGACACACTGCTGAAACCGGGCATGTAGTTATCCTCAACGGAACAGTAGATCGCCCGGAGATCGACGATTGAGATGCTTCCGAGTAATTCCAAATAGGCGGCTATGCGCATCGGCGATTGCCGTCGACTAGATCAAGGAGTGAGATGAAGACAGGTTGGCCACGATCTCTCGATCGGCCACCACTCTAACAGACATCCGCTCCCGAATCCCTGTCCTTTCCATCCTTCGAAACATTACGCCCACCCGCACTACCCCGGACGCCACACCTCTGCGCCCGCAAGTCCCTTCTTATGTCATGTCCCCTTGATGCCGTACAGCACGTTAAGAGAATGCGAGGAGGATCGCAATCGCACCTTCTCCGCGCCTCCGATGGAGGCTTCTATGTCACCAAATTCTCCAACAACCCCCAGCACGTCCGCGTACTCGCCAACGAGATGCTGGCATCGCGGCTAGGCCGTTGGCTTGGCCTGCCGATGCCTGAAGTGGCTGTCATCGAAGTGTCGGATTGGCTGGTCCAGCACACGCCTGAGCTGTGTTTCGACACCGCCGGTCTGAGGGCCAAATGCAACAGTGGCCGCCAGCTTGGTTCACGGTATCCATGCGATCCTCTGGAAGACGTGCTCTTTGACTATCTTCCCGAAAGCATGTTCACCAGAGTCAGAAACGCCGCTGACTTCGCGCGTGTACTCGTGCTGGATAAATGGACAGCCAATTGCGATGGGCGACAGGTGGTGTTCAGCAAGAGAGCGAAGCAACGCCTCTATACCGCGACCTTCATTGATCAGGGTTATTGCTTCAATGCCGGTGAATGGAACTTTCCGGACAGCCCTTTGCGTGGCGTCTACTCCCGGAACTGTGTCTATGCGGGCGTGACCGGCTGGGACGCGTTTGAGCCCGCTCTTACGAAAGCCGAACAGGCTGAACCGCTCGACCTCTGGCGCTGCGCCGATCCGATCCCGCCAGAATGGTACGGCCGTGACTTCAGTGCCTTACAGCAGCTTGTGGAAACGCTGCATCAGCAACGACTCAAACTCCGCGACTTGATCACTGCCTTTAGGGATTCAAGCCGCCAGCCGTTTCCGAACTGGAAGAATTAGACCTCTCACCTCTTCATCTCCAGCAAGACCGCGAAGAATCAGTTCGCGCAAAAACGCCACGAAAACGCGTGGAACAACACTAAGGTGAACCTGTGAAACGTGAAGATCTCTATTTTGCTCTGAACGAGACCAATCATGCTCTGAGGTTTGCGGAATCCGCCGCCAAGCGCTTCGCAACCAATGTTGATGAACTCGAAGCCGGATCGCAAGTGGCAGTATCGGTTGCTTTTATCCAGAACCGGCTTTCCGATGCCCAGGAATCCCTTCTTGCGGCGGAAGGAGAAATTGGCCGAGTCATTCACGAAGGCAGGATCGAGCAGCCATAGCAAGACCACCAATGTTCCGTCTCATCCAGGACAACCTGCCCGAAGAGTCATATGAGAAACCAGGGAAAAATCAAACTTGGCTTTTACCCCTTGCCCGTAGCCGAAGCCAGACGCCTGAAGAATTGTCTTCTCTTCAGGGAGCAGATCTCAGCAGTTGATCCGTGCATCGGCGACGGTGTTGCCTTTTGCGCGCTCTTGGGAGGCGTCTCGGCCCATCGGTATGGAATTGAGATTGACGCCCATCGCGCAGAACAGGCCAAAGGCCTGGGAATCAGCACCGTTCAGGCAAACGCGCTCGATGTGCGCTGTCCGGCGGAGAGCATTTCACTGCTTTACCTGAACCCGCCTTACGACTTCGAGGCCGGCACAAGCGGCAATCAGCGGCTGGAGAGGGTGTTTCTGGAACATACTTACCGTTGGCTGAAGCCTGCGGGAGTGCTGGTCTTTGTGATTCCACAACCGCAGTTGCAGCCCTGCGCACGGCTGTTGGCTGAGCACTTTACCAATCTCCGAATTTACCGGCTTACTGATCCGGCCTGTCTCCAATATAGGCAAATTGCGGTGCTGGGAGTGCGCCGTAAACGCAATGAGCGCACAAGCGATACGGCGCTGCTTGACGCGTCCCGATACCTCGAAGGTCTGTCGGCCAAGAACGATCTCGGCGCGCTGACCGATGAGCCCGATGGACGATATGAGGTGCCCGGTTCTCAACCCATCGTTCTGACGAACACCGGTATTCCGCTCGATGAGGTAGAAGACCTTCTGCCCGCATCTGCGGCTTACCGACAGGCCAGCCGGATCCTGCTGCGCGAACAAGGCAGTGTGTGCGGCAGGCCTTTGACTCCTCTTCATGGCGGCCATGTCGGCCTGCTCTGCACGGCAGGTATGCTCAATGGAGTATTTGGGGAAGGCGAAGAACGTCATATCGCGCACTGGCGTTCCGTCAAGTTTACCGACCACTGGGAAGAAGAAGAGCCGGACGGCACCGTTCTCATTCACGATCGCGAGCGCTTCTCGCATGAACTGACGCTCATCTTTTGCTGCGGCAAGACCCAAATCCTTACTCACGAAAAGCAGAACCCATCATGAAGAACGCTCACCTTCGCTTTGGCTGGCTTACCTACATGAAGATGACGGAAAAGAGCACTACCCACTTCAAGGTGCGCCTGGACCGCTTTATTGGCGAGGTGCTGCCCGATCCGCCGCGGCAGGCCAAAGCGCACTTCCTCTCCGTCTTCGGGACAGACACCCAGGTTGCAGCGATCGGTGCGGCAATCTCCTTGGGCGACAAGTTCATGATTGAAGGCCCGAACCTTGCTTCAATTCGAGTGGGTTTCGATAAGAAAGCCGAATGTTACAACGGCGCCCTTCAGCTGGCAGATAGAAAGAAGCCGGTCCGGCATCTCATTGGTATTTCAGAGGAGTTCGCCGCCAATTCGAGCGCCAATGCCGGGCGGACCTTGCTCGCCGGTGGCAGCCCATCCTTTATATGGGCCTCGCTCGCCCAATTACATGGTCTTCCCGGCATTCCGGATTGGGGCGAGTGGTTTGTAGAGCAGCTGGAAAATCATCAGGCGATCACACCATTGCTGGGCCTGGGATGTAATCCAGTATTGGTGAAGGGCAACAAGCAGCAGTTCCTGTCATGGCTGGCAAGGGGAGTAAAGACCGGCCAATTAGGGTTTCCGGAAGAGGCAGGGCCGACACACTGGCCAGGCCTGAGTTTGGAAAAGACTTTCCTGGCACAGCCGGCTGCCTAGGCTCTCCTTCGTCTAGCCCCCAACGCACGCTTAATCATTTCTGAATTTCTCTTTCAATCACATTTCTTCCAAGGCTTCCTATGGCTGAACTGTCAACCATTTACGACTACATGCGTTCCTATGCCCCACTTCTGGGTGAACGCATACTTCAGGAATATCCAGCCCTGCAGCAATTCGAGGACCCGGTCTCGCCACGGCTAGAGCGGCTGCTCCGCAAGCCCAAGCCGGCTCAGAACGTTGCCAT from Terriglobia bacterium encodes the following:
- a CDS encoding helix-turn-helix domain-containing protein, with protein sequence MKRRKDPPGYPGDEAVLKALGDALRDIRIEKGMSLEQADAAFKETLKQDLYPRLPRALGIVVRRLREKQNMSRAQLSGASGLSARFLSSLERGKASNATVTQIVRLSFGLNCPVTDLVNEVVAMEEQLRSE
- a CDS encoding DUF6094 domain-containing protein, with protein sequence MRNQGKIKLGFYPLPVAEARRLKNCLLFREQISAVDPCIGDGVAFCALLGGVSAHRYGIEIDAHRAEQAKGLGISTVQANALDVRCPAESISLLYLNPPYDFEAGTSGNQRLERVFLEHTYRWLKPAGVLVFVIPQPQLQPCARLLAEHFTNLRIYRLTDPACLQYRQIAVLGVRRKRNERTSDTALLDASRYLEGLSAKNDLGALTDEPDGRYEVPGSQPIVLTNTGIPLDEVEDLLPASAAYRQASRILLREQGSVCGRPLTPLHGGHVGLLCTAGMLNGVFGEGEERHIAHWRSVKFTDHWEEEEPDGTVLIHDRERFSHELTLIFCCGKTQILTHEKQNPS
- a CDS encoding DUF433 domain-containing protein, whose product is MLNWQQVLYLRLEAEGVRLLPVSARRAIAKQIEAFPGKDIVVPGGGSALVIQVKSVRQELDADLKRLERAAEMAVSDPEVMHGTPVYRGTRIPIELIANMVRQGAKIDEILEGYPALDLEKVELAPLYVQAFPRRGRPASRPWAKRRPVRVTREIRNLVVRQ
- a CDS encoding DUF5615 family PIN-like protein encodes the protein MKLLFDECLHTSLVELAHAAGHAADHVNYLALGGYKDWQLMAIIREREYTFVTNNRVDFLRLHANEPLHAGVIVIVPNVPPADQRALFSAALKHIAARDLTNTIVEVRYAGNQITCSQYLLPERSE
- a CDS encoding phosphatidylinositol kinase is translated as MSCPLDAVQHVKRMRGGSQSHLLRASDGGFYVTKFSNNPQHVRVLANEMLASRLGRWLGLPMPEVAVIEVSDWLVQHTPELCFDTAGLRAKCNSGRQLGSRYPCDPLEDVLFDYLPESMFTRVRNAADFARVLVLDKWTANCDGRQVVFSKRAKQRLYTATFIDQGYCFNAGEWNFPDSPLRGVYSRNCVYAGVTGWDAFEPALTKAEQAEPLDLWRCADPIPPEWYGRDFSALQQLVETLHQQRLKLRDLITAFRDSSRQPFPNWKN